A region of Vicinamibacteria bacterium DNA encodes the following proteins:
- a CDS encoding amidase, whose translation MKDIETRRRFLTAFAGSSLLPGVLWAKLQESGGGEIDDAMLADAARVAGVDLSAEERREMLATVNKNLANYAKTRAVDLPFTVVPPLYFNPVVPGSSVRGAAGRFRPSATPPVSRPANVEELAFWPVLRLAALLESRQLTSIELTELYLARLQRYDPRLHCVVTLTGQLAREQARRADEEIAAGQYRGPLHGIPWGAKDLIAKRGYKTTWGSEAFRDQVVDLDATVVTRLEEAGAVLVAKLSTGELARGDRWFGGQTRNPWNLEEGSGGSSAGPGAATAAGLVGFSLGTETLGSIMGPSRICGVTGLRPTYGRVSRHGVMPAAWSLDKVGPMCRSVEDCALVLSAISGPDGMDLSLADRSFDWDGGLDVRTLRVGYLEDAFEEERSGEAASKENDEAVLEVLRSLGVKLEPVALPAHADLDALMMLLVEEASSLDELTRSGRDELLIKDRDEPEAMLLRAHRLVPGVEYFQMSRHRMRLMEEMARLFERVDVYVAPFLTPSGNLNLRATNATGHPGVAVPTGLNAMGTPTSIHLVGKLYGEKELLALAKAYQDATGHHLRYPNLD comes from the coding sequence TTGAAAGACATAGAGACGCGGCGGCGTTTCCTGACAGCGTTCGCAGGATCGAGCCTGCTCCCGGGCGTTCTCTGGGCGAAGCTCCAGGAATCGGGCGGAGGCGAAATCGACGACGCCATGCTCGCCGATGCCGCCCGCGTGGCGGGCGTCGATCTTTCCGCCGAGGAGCGGCGCGAGATGCTCGCGACCGTGAACAAGAACCTCGCGAACTACGCGAAGACGCGTGCGGTCGATCTACCCTTCACCGTCGTTCCGCCGCTCTACTTCAATCCCGTCGTGCCGGGATCTTCGGTGCGCGGCGCCGCCGGTCGATTCCGTCCGAGCGCAACGCCGCCAGTGAGTCGACCCGCGAACGTCGAAGAGCTTGCCTTCTGGCCCGTGCTGCGTCTCGCGGCGCTGCTCGAGTCCCGCCAGTTGACCTCGATCGAGCTTACCGAGCTCTACCTCGCGCGGCTCCAGCGCTACGATCCGCGCCTTCACTGCGTCGTCACGCTCACGGGACAGCTCGCTCGCGAGCAGGCCCGCCGGGCCGACGAGGAGATCGCCGCGGGCCAGTACCGCGGGCCGCTCCACGGCATTCCTTGGGGCGCCAAGGACCTCATCGCCAAGCGCGGCTACAAGACGACGTGGGGCTCCGAGGCGTTTCGCGATCAGGTGGTGGATCTGGATGCGACGGTCGTGACCCGGCTCGAGGAGGCAGGGGCCGTCCTCGTCGCCAAGCTCTCGACCGGCGAGCTCGCCCGGGGGGATCGCTGGTTCGGCGGGCAGACCCGGAACCCCTGGAACCTCGAGGAGGGTTCGGGCGGCTCGTCCGCCGGGCCGGGGGCGGCGACGGCCGCAGGCCTCGTCGGCTTCTCGCTCGGAACGGAGACGCTCGGCTCGATCATGGGGCCATCGCGCATTTGCGGCGTGACGGGACTGCGGCCCACCTACGGGCGGGTGAGCCGGCACGGTGTGATGCCCGCGGCATGGAGCCTGGACAAGGTCGGTCCGATGTGCCGAAGCGTCGAGGACTGCGCGCTGGTCCTCAGCGCCATCAGCGGCCCCGACGGCATGGACCTCTCGCTCGCGGATCGGTCGTTCGACTGGGACGGAGGTCTGGACGTACGGACCCTTCGGGTCGGTTACCTGGAAGACGCGTTCGAGGAAGAGCGCTCGGGCGAAGCCGCGTCGAAGGAGAACGACGAGGCAGTCCTCGAAGTCCTCCGCTCCCTCGGGGTGAAGCTCGAGCCCGTCGCCCTTCCCGCTCACGCGGACCTGGACGCGCTCATGATGCTCCTCGTCGAAGAGGCGTCGTCCCTGGACGAGCTCACGCGGAGCGGGCGGGACGAGCTTCTCATCAAGGACCGGGACGAGCCCGAAGCGATGCTCCTTCGTGCGCATCGGCTCGTGCCCGGGGTGGAGTACTTCCAGATGAGCCGCCACCGGATGCGGCTGATGGAGGAGATGGCGCGACTCTTCGAGCGGGTCGACGTGTACGTCGCTCCTTTTCTGACGCCCTCGGGAAACCTCAACCTCCGCGCGACCAACGCCACCGGTCATCCCGGCGTCGCCGTGCCGACCGGACTCAATGCGATGGGCACTCCGACGTCCATCCACCTCGTGGGGAAGCTCTACGGAGAAAAGGAGCTCCTGGCGCTGGCGAAAGCCTACCAGGACGCGACCGGCCACCACCTCCGGTATCCGAATCTCGACTAG
- a CDS encoding nucleotidyl transferase AbiEii/AbiGii toxin family protein: MSLLAVVEAFHIAFLRAFASSVSADHFAIKGGCNLRFFFGSERYSEDLDVDIHQEPVHQLQEKVMSILESGGLNTTARTYGIDRVRRPNLSKAKQTETVQRFKIHLETTSGEDLPTKIEFSRRGMDQPIRVEAIRPEVLAPYRTPSLIVPHYAADAAVRQKIHALIGRRVPQARDIFDLHVLSAQPELVELDLRTTFSPRELETALTNTYSVEYDEFRDTVLSFLSPESQKRYGSKEVWDQVRLTAVSLIELSLQQ, encoded by the coding sequence GTGTCGCTTTTGGCCGTCGTCGAGGCCTTTCACATAGCGTTTCTACGAGCTTTTGCCAGCTCCGTTTCGGCCGATCATTTCGCGATCAAGGGGGGCTGCAACCTCCGTTTCTTTTTTGGCAGCGAACGCTACTCCGAGGACCTGGATGTGGACATTCACCAGGAGCCGGTCCATCAACTCCAGGAGAAGGTAATGTCGATTCTGGAATCAGGCGGGCTGAACACGACCGCCCGGACCTACGGAATCGACCGTGTCCGCCGGCCGAACCTATCGAAAGCCAAGCAGACGGAAACAGTGCAGCGCTTCAAGATACACCTCGAGACGACTTCCGGTGAGGATCTGCCAACGAAGATCGAGTTTTCCCGCCGTGGAATGGATCAGCCGATCCGCGTCGAAGCGATTCGACCAGAAGTGCTCGCTCCGTATCGCACGCCGTCCCTCATCGTCCCGCACTATGCAGCCGATGCAGCCGTGCGGCAAAAGATCCACGCTCTGATCGGACGACGCGTACCCCAGGCGCGCGACATCTTCGATCTGCACGTTCTGAGCGCCCAGCCCGAGCTCGTTGAGCTGGATCTGCGGACAACATTCTCGCCACGAGAGCTGGAAACGGCGCTAACCAACACTTACTCGGTCGAGTACGATGAGTTTCGCGATACCGTGCTCAGCTTTCTGAGTCCGGAGAGTCAAAAGCGGTACGGCTCGAAAGAAGTTTGGGATCAGGTTCGCTTGACCGCCGTTTCCCTGATCGAGCTGAGCCTCCAACAGTGA
- a CDS encoding type II toxin-antitoxin system PemK/MazF family toxin: MRRPSRGDVWMVDLNPVVGREQAGTRPAVVLSVDELNQSAADLVMVLPLTSREKRVRSHVEVREREAGLAVRSFVKCEDIRSISTRRLERRLGSISADTLVSIEDRLRILLGL, translated from the coding sequence GTGCGGCGACCTTCGCGGGGCGACGTCTGGATGGTCGATTTGAATCCGGTCGTCGGTCGTGAACAAGCCGGGACCCGGCCTGCCGTGGTCCTGTCGGTAGACGAGCTCAACCAGAGCGCCGCCGATCTCGTGATGGTGCTTCCCTTGACCAGCCGTGAGAAGCGAGTGCGATCTCATGTCGAGGTGCGCGAGCGCGAAGCAGGACTTGCCGTGCGCAGCTTCGTTAAGTGCGAGGACATCCGGTCGATTTCGACTCGCCGGCTGGAGCGGCGACTCGGATCCATCTCGGCTGATACGCTCGTTTCGATCGAGGACCGTCTGAGGATCCTTCTCGGGCTTTGA
- a CDS encoding toxin-antitoxin system protein produces the protein MLKRLADSTGATMSDLISRAIEEFRRKHFLQGLSEDYRALRARDAEWAEELEERHVWDAASGDDIEES, from the coding sequence ATGTTGAAGAGGTTGGCCGATTCAACGGGTGCGACGATGTCTGACCTCATCAGTCGTGCGATCGAGGAATTTCGGCGGAAGCATTTTCTGCAAGGGCTTTCGGAGGACTATCGGGCGTTGCGTGCTCGCGACGCCGAGTGGGCTGAGGAGTTGGAAGAGCGTCACGTTTGGGACGCCGCGAGCGGCGACGATATCGAGGAGTCCTAG
- a CDS encoding type IV toxin-antitoxin system AbiEi family antitoxin domain-containing protein: MSKPSIVRTMQLLDRPVFRTREIAALRGTSVGAASQALRGLERQGVVSRVARGVWCVPSDPRFNRFLLVSYLSGVHRAYVSFVSALHLHGMIEQIPHVVYAATTAHSHIETTPLGEYSFHQIVPRFFDGFDWYHGQQSFLIASAEKALVDSLYLSTRRGRRFASLPELELGRPFSIQRARGWIRRIPDERIKSLVATELERLWRHAMS; this comes from the coding sequence GTGAGCAAGCCCTCCATCGTGCGCACGATGCAGCTGCTGGATCGGCCCGTTTTTCGCACGCGGGAGATCGCGGCTCTCCGCGGCACGTCGGTGGGGGCGGCGAGCCAGGCCTTGCGGGGATTGGAGCGCCAAGGCGTCGTGAGCCGCGTCGCGCGCGGGGTGTGGTGCGTGCCTTCCGATCCTCGCTTCAACCGTTTTTTGCTGGTGAGCTATCTGAGCGGAGTTCACCGAGCCTACGTGTCCTTCGTCTCCGCGCTTCATCTTCACGGGATGATCGAGCAGATTCCTCACGTCGTCTATGCGGCAACGACCGCTCACTCCCACATCGAGACCACGCCGTTGGGCGAATACTCGTTCCATCAGATCGTTCCGAGGTTCTTTGATGGATTCGATTGGTACCACGGTCAGCAGAGCTTCTTGATTGCGAGCGCCGAGAAGGCACTCGTCGATAGCCTGTACCTCTCGACTCGAAGGGGGCGACGCTTCGCCTCGCTGCCAGAGCTAGAGCTCGGGCGGCCATTCAGCATCCAACGTGCTAGGGGATGGATTCGACGGATACCGGACGAGCGAATCAAGAGTCTCGTCGCCACCGAGCTGGAGCGATTGTGGCGGCACGCGATGTCGTAA
- a CDS encoding (2Fe-2S)-binding protein, whose amino-acid sequence MISIKVNGTTRNVDVEPGTPLLWVLRDTLELTGTKYGCGIAECGACTVHVDGTATRSCITPVSTVEGQEIVTIEGLAQGDSLHPVQQAWLDEDVVQCGYCQSGQIMSAAELLAHNQQPTDADIDGAMSGNICRCGTYGRIRCAIKRAAKMLRGEPVEPVEGVLR is encoded by the coding sequence ATGATCTCGATCAAAGTCAATGGGACGACAAGGAACGTCGACGTCGAGCCCGGGACGCCGCTTCTCTGGGTCTTGAGGGACACGCTCGAACTCACCGGGACGAAGTACGGCTGTGGTATCGCGGAGTGCGGTGCCTGCACCGTTCACGTGGACGGGACGGCCACGCGCTCCTGCATCACTCCCGTCTCCACCGTGGAGGGGCAGGAGATCGTAACCATCGAGGGCCTGGCGCAAGGAGACTCCCTGCACCCCGTCCAGCAGGCCTGGCTCGACGAGGACGTCGTCCAGTGCGGTTATTGCCAGTCGGGGCAGATCATGAGCGCCGCCGAGCTCCTGGCCCACAACCAGCAACCGACCGATGCGGACATCGACGGTGCGATGAGCGGCAACATCTGCCGCTGCGGAACCTACGGGCGCATCCGCTGCGCCATCAAGCGCGCGGCGAAGATGCTTCGGGGGGAGCCGGTTGAGCCGGTAGAAGGGGTGCTGCGATGA
- a CDS encoding xanthine dehydrogenase family protein molybdopterin-binding subunit, which yields MDRETLNRRGFLKIGSAAASGLVLGFYMPEKMGRGILRAQGPFAPNSFVRIAPDDAVTIIVNKSEMGQGVYTSLPMLLAEELDCDWSRIRIESAPARAEYNDPMMGEQTTGGSTSVMSSWEPFRKAGATARALLLQAAATGWGVDAKSLRTENGVVHHDASGKKATYGELSERAAGLPLPADVPLKDPKDFKLIGTNVRRLEGRDKVTGAAKFSIDVRLPGMLTAVVAHPPVCGGTVKSYHADKAMAVKGVVKVKPISTGIAVIAKDFWTARVAREELEIVWDDGPNRMVSTEAARAEYRGLASQPGTVAENEGDAEKAIASSAKRIEAVYEVPYLAHAAMEPLNAVAHVQADRCDIWAGTQYQTMDQRVGAAITGLKPEQVFIHTTLLGGGFGRRANLTSDFVSDAVEVAKGEGVPVKTIWTREEDIQCGYFRPMFVHKLSAGVDANGMPTGWHQRLVGQSIAQGTFLEPFMMKEGIDMSSVEGAAHMPYAIPHRRVESHNAAKTISVLWWRSVGHTHTGFVNECFFDEVAYAGGQDPFELRRKLLQNEPRHLAVLELAAEKAGWGNPLPEGRARGIALRKSFESYVAEVAEVSLDPDGEVRVHKVVCAVDCGIAVNPWNVVAQMESAIVYGLTAALYSELTIDKGRVQQSNFHDYPVLRIDRMPEIEVHLVKSTEPPTGVGEPGVPPIAPAVANALFALTRKRVRKLPIRMSEAV from the coding sequence ATGGACCGCGAGACTCTGAACCGTCGCGGCTTTCTCAAGATCGGCAGCGCCGCAGCATCCGGCCTCGTGCTCGGTTTCTACATGCCCGAAAAGATGGGTCGCGGGATTCTCCGCGCCCAGGGCCCATTCGCTCCCAATTCGTTCGTCCGAATTGCTCCCGACGACGCCGTCACCATCATCGTGAACAAGTCGGAAATGGGGCAGGGCGTCTACACCTCTCTCCCCATGCTGCTCGCCGAGGAGCTCGACTGCGACTGGAGCCGGATCCGGATCGAGTCGGCGCCGGCGCGGGCGGAGTACAACGACCCGATGATGGGCGAGCAGACGACCGGCGGAAGCACGAGCGTCATGTCTTCCTGGGAGCCGTTCCGCAAGGCGGGCGCCACCGCGCGAGCCCTCCTCCTCCAGGCCGCCGCCACCGGCTGGGGCGTCGATGCGAAGTCGCTCCGGACCGAGAACGGGGTGGTGCATCACGACGCCAGCGGGAAGAAGGCTACCTACGGCGAGCTCTCGGAAAGAGCGGCGGGGCTTCCCCTTCCCGCCGACGTTCCGCTGAAGGACCCCAAGGACTTCAAGCTCATTGGAACGAACGTCCGCCGACTCGAGGGCCGCGACAAAGTCACCGGGGCGGCGAAGTTCAGCATCGACGTACGCCTTCCCGGCATGCTCACCGCCGTCGTGGCGCATCCGCCCGTCTGCGGCGGGACGGTGAAGAGCTACCACGCGGACAAGGCGATGGCGGTGAAGGGGGTCGTCAAGGTCAAGCCGATCTCGACCGGAATCGCCGTCATTGCGAAAGACTTCTGGACGGCGCGAGTGGCCCGTGAGGAGCTCGAGATCGTCTGGGACGACGGACCGAACCGAATGGTGTCGACCGAGGCAGCCCGCGCGGAGTACCGCGGGCTCGCTTCCCAGCCGGGGACAGTAGCCGAGAACGAGGGCGATGCGGAGAAGGCGATCGCCTCCTCGGCAAAGCGGATCGAAGCAGTGTACGAGGTTCCCTACCTCGCCCACGCGGCGATGGAGCCCTTGAACGCCGTCGCGCACGTCCAAGCGGATCGATGCGACATCTGGGCGGGAACTCAGTATCAAACGATGGACCAACGGGTCGGCGCCGCCATCACCGGCCTCAAACCCGAGCAGGTCTTCATCCACACCACACTCCTCGGAGGCGGATTCGGGCGCAGGGCCAACCTTACGTCGGATTTCGTATCCGACGCCGTCGAGGTCGCGAAGGGCGAAGGGGTCCCGGTCAAGACAATCTGGACGCGCGAAGAGGACATCCAGTGCGGCTACTTCCGCCCCATGTTCGTCCACAAGCTGAGCGCCGGCGTCGACGCGAACGGAATGCCCACGGGGTGGCACCAGCGGCTCGTGGGCCAGTCGATCGCCCAGGGCACGTTCCTCGAGCCCTTCATGATGAAGGAGGGCATCGACATGTCGTCGGTCGAGGGAGCGGCGCACATGCCCTACGCCATCCCCCATCGACGGGTCGAGTCTCACAACGCCGCGAAGACTATTTCCGTCCTGTGGTGGCGCTCCGTCGGACATACCCACACCGGGTTCGTCAACGAGTGCTTCTTCGACGAAGTGGCGTACGCCGGAGGCCAGGATCCCTTTGAGCTCCGGAGAAAGCTTCTCCAGAACGAGCCGCGGCATCTGGCGGTGCTCGAGCTCGCGGCGGAAAAAGCGGGCTGGGGAAATCCCCTTCCCGAGGGCCGCGCGCGCGGGATCGCCCTACGCAAGTCGTTCGAGAGCTACGTCGCTGAGGTCGCCGAAGTCTCGCTCGACCCCGACGGCGAAGTCCGGGTGCACAAGGTCGTCTGCGCGGTCGATTGCGGAATCGCGGTCAACCCGTGGAACGTCGTGGCGCAGATGGAGAGCGCGATCGTGTACGGCCTTACCGCCGCTCTCTACAGCGAGCTCACCATCGATAAGGGACGCGTCCAGCAGAGCAACTTCCACGACTATCCGGTGCTGCGCATCGATCGAATGCCGGAGATCGAGGTGCACCTGGTGAAGAGCACCGAGCCCCCGACGGGTGTGGGAGAGCCGGGCGTTCCGCCCATCGCCCCGGCGGTGGCGAACGCGCTCTTCGCCCTCACAAGAAAGCGGGTGCGGAAGCTCCCCATCCGGATGAGCGAAGCGGTTTAG
- a CDS encoding M28 family peptidase: protein MHSIAGLVVLFQLSSAEAELLSQLDVGRVEAMTRRLSETVAQSPSGAGFASAVSGSPEERALADVIAVELEKLGLEVRRQRFPVRAFDYGEVSLSTNGERLDSITLHSGGGTWGQWDGIEYRRGNRDEGRTLVTSLIDAGQGMAADYADLGDVEGKAVLVEWTSWPGFAIFEAAARGASAIVFHDYPGRSLDDALKQNTVIYHDAIPSVGISIADASSLKRRLGAGPVELELENRVDSELGESENVLGVLEGTDVASEWVAATAHHDRWFRGAQDDAVGVAVVLELARVLSARPAPPRRSHLFVSFGSEETGAADAEFDWLRGSHAFVRAHPEITSRLAYVFNVDGAGWAAERGYFYGTLEASAFHRKLLSDIGLSDRVTLRPGVTDWVDAWTLAAVGGASAGYLLWFEAHGQDGPNAFSPYYHTQHDRISAVSYRNLPHDLKLAALSLLRVDAAEALPFDLGEVARFVLEALEDVRRADVLVESVAEAERWARTLETTEVAGADWRTRNLRLMRARRELVPWLLSLSSEGAVMKTSPYLSDFLALRRARASVELGDSASAREALREVSTMSWGARLSSAAYRAERQMSFGASDWSSEFDQSPEPAAYDVHALYLSLDEGGSVDESRVERLRALEIEALAKCREALFVITGKLQKAVSILKGDVVLGAPPVERKP from the coding sequence TCTCCGAGACGGTCGCGCAAAGCCCGTCCGGAGCCGGATTCGCGAGCGCTGTTTCCGGAAGCCCGGAGGAGCGAGCCCTTGCCGATGTCATCGCCGTGGAGCTCGAGAAGCTCGGCCTCGAAGTGCGCCGCCAGCGCTTCCCCGTGCGGGCCTTCGACTATGGCGAAGTGAGTTTGTCGACGAACGGCGAGCGCCTCGACTCCATCACCCTGCACTCCGGCGGAGGCACCTGGGGCCAATGGGACGGCATCGAGTACCGGCGCGGAAACCGCGACGAGGGAAGGACCCTGGTCACATCTCTGATCGACGCCGGTCAGGGCATGGCCGCCGATTACGCCGATCTCGGAGACGTCGAAGGCAAGGCTGTTCTCGTGGAGTGGACCTCGTGGCCGGGTTTCGCGATCTTCGAGGCCGCGGCCCGAGGAGCTTCTGCCATCGTCTTCCACGACTACCCGGGACGCTCGCTCGACGATGCACTGAAGCAGAACACGGTCATTTATCACGACGCCATTCCGAGCGTCGGGATCTCCATCGCCGACGCTTCGAGCTTGAAGCGGAGGCTCGGCGCGGGACCGGTGGAGCTCGAGCTCGAGAACCGCGTCGATTCCGAGCTCGGCGAGTCCGAGAACGTCCTCGGCGTACTCGAGGGAACGGACGTTGCCAGCGAATGGGTGGCGGCCACCGCCCACCACGACCGTTGGTTTCGCGGGGCTCAGGACGACGCCGTCGGGGTCGCGGTCGTCCTCGAGCTCGCTCGCGTCCTCAGCGCTCGTCCGGCGCCTCCTCGACGCTCGCACCTCTTCGTTTCCTTCGGGAGCGAGGAGACCGGCGCCGCCGATGCGGAATTCGACTGGCTTCGAGGCTCGCACGCTTTCGTCCGAGCGCATCCTGAGATCACGTCCCGCCTGGCGTACGTCTTCAATGTCGACGGCGCTGGCTGGGCGGCGGAACGCGGCTATTTCTACGGGACGCTCGAGGCCTCGGCGTTCCACCGGAAGCTCCTTAGCGACATCGGTCTCTCCGATCGCGTCACGTTGAGACCTGGGGTCACCGATTGGGTCGACGCCTGGACGCTCGCCGCCGTTGGCGGCGCCTCGGCGGGCTATCTGCTGTGGTTCGAGGCCCACGGCCAGGACGGTCCGAACGCGTTCTCTCCCTATTACCACACCCAGCACGACCGCATCTCCGCCGTGTCGTACCGGAATCTCCCGCACGACCTGAAGCTCGCCGCGCTGTCTCTGTTGCGAGTCGACGCCGCGGAAGCTCTCCCTTTCGATCTCGGCGAGGTTGCCCGCTTCGTTCTCGAGGCCCTCGAGGACGTTCGAAGAGCGGACGTGCTGGTAGAGTCCGTCGCCGAGGCAGAGCGCTGGGCGCGAACACTCGAGACAACCGAGGTCGCAGGCGCGGACTGGCGCACGCGGAACCTTCGCCTGATGCGTGCACGACGCGAGCTCGTCCCCTGGCTTCTCAGCCTGAGCTCGGAAGGCGCGGTGATGAAGACCTCGCCGTACCTGAGTGATTTTCTCGCTCTTCGGCGCGCGCGCGCGAGCGTCGAGTTGGGTGACTCGGCATCGGCGCGAGAGGCCCTCCGCGAAGTATCGACGATGAGCTGGGGGGCTCGGTTATCCTCCGCCGCCTATCGCGCCGAGCGGCAAATGAGCTTCGGCGCCTCCGACTGGTCGAGCGAGTTCGATCAGAGCCCCGAGCCCGCTGCTTACGACGTGCACGCGCTCTACCTCTCTCTCGACGAAGGGGGGAGCGTGGATGAGAGCCGCGTCGAGCGCCTGCGGGCTCTCGAGATCGAAGCGCTGGCGAAGTGTCGAGAGGCCCTCTTTGTCATCACCGGGAAGCTCCAGAAGGCCGTATCCATCCTGAAGGGCGACGTGGTTCTCGGTGCGCCGCCCGTCGAGAGGAAACCTTGA